The following coding sequences are from one Brienomyrus brachyistius isolate T26 chromosome 2, BBRACH_0.4, whole genome shotgun sequence window:
- the LOC125712019 gene encoding uncharacterized protein LOC125712019 isoform X1, with the protein MKCFVCQAEFTGSKMLVRHLRLVHGYLPGKNLRLKCAQRGCGCVFGTFSGFRKHLNTKHLNYFDQQADTDVNLQPDVAVKQVSSAGEVVSTNLEETPTTSEILKSNKSTLDMCASAVAQLRAAGLSQSTVNSFVSSMEELFFEIHTQAKDTALQSLPSQDTTSKNKFEQSFENFENPFTLLNSEAKRNKHFKQKWATVDPVEIVLGTRFDGRRNKITGTYDQVIVTDRFAYVPILETLKQIFQNHHVVDIFKSRNIPREGVYTDLHDAAYVKGSPLFSTEKDALQIQLFYDDFETANPLGSKKGVHKLGVIYFTLRNFPPIFNSSLVNIHLCALFHAQDSKRYGFNSILEPLVNDLKVLETEGLKIPMFKHLIHGTVVQVTGDNLGLHSLFGFVESFAARYCCRFCLLEKDCFQSVFCEDDSGVVLRTLDMHKQHCESLQRDPTLPHVCGVKRSCLLNSLKYFNTANNFSVDIMHDILEGVAQLEVKLVLQYIQENFLSAEQLAGRIHAFDYGYNQRRNRPPRVKLFDGSNDLGLNAIQSWCLLRNVPLLFGDLVQTDDKLWHLLLLLLQIVNIIFSPVLSEGMTIYLKHLIIDHHQLFKQLFPTISLLPKHHFMIHYPRSIRNIGPILHMWCMRYEAKHNFFKKQLKSFKNITKTLAKKHQSCMAMYWESFSLEKLALGPGKMVTLGELKEGPEIALKIGAVLSTSVFSAKWIKHHGTEHRPDFIICTEVVSEMPVFCKIKSIAVKDDIVLLCGKLMETLCLDDHYHAFRVRMHPNMVLKVLNINELCYFKPLDLQLKYGTSDSSLYVVPYCHFM; encoded by the coding sequence ATGAAGTGTTTTGTCTGTCAGGCTGAGTTTACTGGTTCAAAAATGCTTGTTAGGCATTTACGGTTAGTTCATGGTTACTTACCTGGAAAAAATCTTCGCCTTAAATGTGCCCAGCGTggctgtggctgtgtgtttggTACTTTTTCTGGTTTTAGAAAACATTTAAATACCAAACACCTTAACTATTTTGACCAACAGGCTGACACTGATGTTAATCTCCAGCCTGATGTGGCAGTTAAACAAGTTAGCAGTGCAGGGGAGGTGGTGTCAACTAATTTAGAAGAGACACCCACAACATCCGAAATATTGAAGTCAAATAAAAGCACTCTGGATATGTGTGCCTCTGCTGTTGCACAGCTCAGGGCAGCGGGATTAAGCCAATCTACTGTAAATAGTTTTGTCTCCTCAATGGAAGAACTGTTTTTTGAGATTCATACTCAGGCTAAAGATACAGCCTTACAGAGCTTACCTTCACAGGACACCACAAGTAAAAACAAATTTGAGCAGTCATTCGAAAACTTTGAAAACCCATTCACACTGTTAAATTCAGAAGCTAAACGAAATaaacactttaaacaaaaatggGCAACTGTTGACCCTGTTGAAATTGTGCTTGGCACAAGATTTGACGGTAGAAGAAACAAGATTACAGGGACTTATGATCAAGTCATTGTAACTGATAGGTTTGCATATGTTCCCATTTTGGAAACACTGAAACaaatctttcaaaaccaccatgttgttgacatattcaagtccagGAATATACCCAGAGAAGGTGTGTATACAGATTTACACGATGCTGCCTATGTTAAAGGAAGTCCCCTATTTTCTACAGAAAAAGATGCCTTACAAATTCAACTATTTTACGACGACTTTGAAACTGCAAATCCCTTGGGCTCTAAAAAGGGTGTACATAAGTTAGGTGTAATATACTTTACACTAAGGAATTTTCCCCCAATCTTTAATTCCTCTTTGGTTAATATTCATTTGTGTGCTCTTTTTCATGCACAAGATTCCAAGCGTTATGGCTTTAATTCAATACTTGAGCCACTTGTCAATGATCTGAAAGTACTTGAGACAGAGGGCCTGAAAATTCCCATGTTTAAACACTTGATTCATGGCACTGTAGTCCAGGTCACTGGGGATAATCTTGGCTTACATAGTCTGTTTGGGTTTGTGGAGTCGTTTGCAGCTCGATATTGTTGTCGTTTCTGTCTGCTTGAGAAAGATTGTTTTCAAAGTGTGTTCTGTGAAGATGATTCTGGTGTTGTACTAAGAACTCTTGATATGCATAAGCAGCACTGTGAAAGTTTACAAAGAGATCCTACGCTACCTCATGTATGTGGTGTGAAACGCAGTTGTCTCTTGAATTCACTTAAATATTTCAACACAGCTAACAATTTTTCTGTAGATATCATGCATGACATTTTGGAGGGAGTTGCTCAGTTAGAGGTGAAACTTGTTCTGCAGTACATTCAGGAGAACTTCCTAAGTGCTGAACAGCTTGCTGGTAGAATACATGCCTTTGACTATGGCTACAATCAGCGACGAAACCGCCCTCCAAGGGTAAAGTTGTTTGATGGCAGTAATGATTTAGGGTTAAATGCAATTCAGTCTTGGTGCTTATTGCGTAACGTTCCGTTGCTGTTTGGTGATTTAGTACAGACAGATGATAAGCTTTGGCATCTTCTACTTCTGCTTCTACAAATTGTCAATATTATATTTTCACCAGTGCTATCAGAAGGTATGACCATCTACCTCAAACATTTAATTATTGATCATCATCAGCTCTTTAAGCAGTTATTTCCTACAATCAGTCTCCTACCAAAGCATCACTTCATGATACATTACCCTCGCAGTATCAGAAACATTGGCCCAATTCTGCACATGTGGTGCATGAGATACGAAGCCAAACATAATTTCTTTAAGAAACAattaaaaagctttaaaaacaTTACAAAGACATTGGCCAAAAAACACCAAAGTTGTATGGCAATGTATTGGGAGTCCTTTAGTCTGGAAAAATTAGCTTTAGGACCAGGAAAGATGGTGACACTTGGAGAGCTGAAAGAAGGTCCAGAAATTGCCTTAAAAATTGGAGCTGTATTGTCTACCAGTGTGTTTTCAGCTAAATGGATAAAACATCATGGTACAGAGCACCGCCCTGACTTTATCATCTGTACAGAGGTAGTGTCTGAGATGCCTGTGTTTTGTAAGATCAAGAGTATTGCTGTGAAAGATGACATTGTATTGCTCTGCGGAAAACTGATGGAAACCCTGTGTTTGGATGACCATTACCATGCATTTAGGGTCAGAATGCATCCCAATATGGTTCTGAAAGTGTTAAACATAAATGAGCTGTGTTACTTCAAACCACTTGATCTTCAACTGAAGTATGGCACGTCAGATTCCTCCCTGTATGTTGTTCCATATTGTCATTTTATGTAG
- the LOC125712090 gene encoding uncharacterized protein LOC125712090 isoform X2, whose protein sequence is MFGLSKKTYSFGRRSRFIFRTMFGLSRRAYALGRRSRPILSTVFGLSKRTYALGRRSRPILSTVFGLSKRTYALGRRSRHILSRVFGLSKRTYALGRRSRPILSTMFGLSKMTVWAARRSKPTDITMLTVRRKTYKTKSLISSKHLSETENMPLFFSSALITSQKCLVPSLEAVIAFKKCLELILEAILALSKCSGPILEGLFAVSRCSRPTAEAIFALSECSRPVLEAAAALGKSSGTGIQAFIAIRKCSGHMLDAAIHLGGCSGPLLEAVIALGKCSGPTVKAIAALARCSGPMLKATVGISKCWCLLISAAMLPFDGDANTLP, encoded by the coding sequence ATGTTTGGTCTCAGCAAAAAGACATATTCTTTTGGTAGAAGATCAAGATTTATTTTCAGGACAATGTTTGGTCTCAGCAGAAGGGCATATGCTCTAGGCAGAAGATCAAGACCCATTCTTTCTACAGTGTTTGGTCTAAGTAAAAGGACATATGCTCTGGGTAGAAGATCAAGACCCATTCTTTCTACAGTGTTTGGTCTAAGTAAAAGGACATATGCTCTGGGTAGAAGATCAAGACACATTCTTTCTAGAGTGTTTGGTCTAAGTAAAAGGACATATGCTCTGGGTAGAAGATCAAGACCCATTCTTTCAACAATGTTTGGTCTCAGTAAGATGACAGTTTGGGCAGCCAGGAGATCAAAACCCACAGATATCACAATGCTGACTGTCAGAAGaaaaacatacaaaacaaagtcattgatttCAAGTAAACACCTCTCAGAGACTGAGAACATGCCACTGTTTTTCAGTTCCGCTCTCATAACATCACAGAAATGTTTAGTGCCATCGCTGGAGGCTGTAATAGCTTTTAAAAAATGCTTGGAATTGATCTTGGAAGCCATCTTGGCTCTTAGTAAATGTTCCGGACCAATTCTGGAAGGCCTCTTTGCCGTTAGCAGATGCTCCCGACCCACTGCGGAAGCCATCTTTGCCCTTAGCGAATGCTCGAGACCTGTGCtggaggctgctgctgctttaggAAAAAGCTCTGGGACTGGGATTCAAGCCTTTATTGCCATTCGAAAATGTAGCGGACACATGCTTGATGCCGCCATTCATCTGGGCGGGTGCTCCGGGCCCCTGCTCGAGGCTGTCATCGCTCTTGGTAAATGCAGCGGCCCCACGGTGAAGGCCATTGCTGCCCTTGCCAGGTGCTCGGGTCCCATGCTGAAAGCTACCGTTGGCATCAGCAAATGCTGGTGCTTGCTAATTTCAGCTGCCATGCTACCTTTTGATGGCGACGCCAATACTTTACCATGA
- the LOC125712090 gene encoding uncharacterized protein LOC125712090 isoform X1: MLLLPQSSSFFLAVRTVSRSLIALSRRSRPIFSALVGLSRKTYAFGRRSRPFLRAMFGLSKKTYSFGRRSRFIFRTMFGLSRRAYALGRRSRPILSTVFGLSKRTYALGRRSRPILSTVFGLSKRTYALGRRSRHILSRVFGLSKRTYALGRRSRPILSTMFGLSKMTVWAARRSKPTDITMLTVRRKTYKTKSLISSKHLSETENMPLFFSSALITSQKCLVPSLEAVIAFKKCLELILEAILALSKCSGPILEGLFAVSRCSRPTAEAIFALSECSRPVLEAAAALGKSSGTGIQAFIAIRKCSGHMLDAAIHLGGCSGPLLEAVIALGKCSGPTVKAIAALARCSGPMLKATVGISKCWCLLISAAMLPFDGDANTLP, encoded by the coding sequence ATGCTGCTCTTACCACAATCTAGTTCCTTCTTTCTTGCAGTACGGACTGTTAGCAGGAGTCTAATTGCTCTAAGCAGAAGATCAAGACCCATCTTTTCTGCCCTGGTTGGTCTCAGCAGGAAGACATATGCTTTTGGTAGACGATCGAGACCTTTTCTCAGAGCAATGTTTGGTCTCAGCAAAAAGACATATTCTTTTGGTAGAAGATCAAGATTTATTTTCAGGACAATGTTTGGTCTCAGCAGAAGGGCATATGCTCTAGGCAGAAGATCAAGACCCATTCTTTCTACAGTGTTTGGTCTAAGTAAAAGGACATATGCTCTGGGTAGAAGATCAAGACCCATTCTTTCTACAGTGTTTGGTCTAAGTAAAAGGACATATGCTCTGGGTAGAAGATCAAGACACATTCTTTCTAGAGTGTTTGGTCTAAGTAAAAGGACATATGCTCTGGGTAGAAGATCAAGACCCATTCTTTCAACAATGTTTGGTCTCAGTAAGATGACAGTTTGGGCAGCCAGGAGATCAAAACCCACAGATATCACAATGCTGACTGTCAGAAGaaaaacatacaaaacaaagtcattgatttCAAGTAAACACCTCTCAGAGACTGAGAACATGCCACTGTTTTTCAGTTCCGCTCTCATAACATCACAGAAATGTTTAGTGCCATCGCTGGAGGCTGTAATAGCTTTTAAAAAATGCTTGGAATTGATCTTGGAAGCCATCTTGGCTCTTAGTAAATGTTCCGGACCAATTCTGGAAGGCCTCTTTGCCGTTAGCAGATGCTCCCGACCCACTGCGGAAGCCATCTTTGCCCTTAGCGAATGCTCGAGACCTGTGCtggaggctgctgctgctttaggAAAAAGCTCTGGGACTGGGATTCAAGCCTTTATTGCCATTCGAAAATGTAGCGGACACATGCTTGATGCCGCCATTCATCTGGGCGGGTGCTCCGGGCCCCTGCTCGAGGCTGTCATCGCTCTTGGTAAATGCAGCGGCCCCACGGTGAAGGCCATTGCTGCCCTTGCCAGGTGCTCGGGTCCCATGCTGAAAGCTACCGTTGGCATCAGCAAATGCTGGTGCTTGCTAATTTCAGCTGCCATGCTACCTTTTGATGGCGACGCCAATACTTTACCATGA
- the LOC125712019 gene encoding uncharacterized protein LOC125712019 isoform X2, whose translation MKCTDYKKLLSTGSMLLKAKLGGVQKFVRVSEPSLKEFLIAAFAKFGVPAIIEGVKVFDSSGTELDDDVFEDIVTDPSTGVLTIKYDTGLETAATEVSPEQSQLSSSHSSDSQDTVILSDSPSSKRRKLDAEAKQLVESILTSKPGGERIINEYIRTKSLVDETRRKMVNILVADMTEKNGTSPPRQVKEMYARGIVTLFPYLSDPYSKNGYEHYYDGESGTGYLAWRIKTIQRCSAKDRRLSFGGDGSSGENQCGGPTGRRELQFVTEKVLSEDECKEAISLMKHSADEDSQEEDEVDSSLSPQHGP comes from the exons ATGAAGTGCACTGACTATAAGAAATTACTGTCTACAGGAAGCATGCTGCTTAAAGCAAAACTCGGAGGTGTGCAGAAATTTGTCAGAGTTTCTGAGCCAAGCCTTAAGGAATTTTTGATTGCCG CATTTGCAAAGTTTGGTGTGCCAGCCATAATAGAAGGTGTGAAAGTTTTTGACAGTTCAGGGACTGAGTTGGATGATGATGTATTTGAAGATATAGTAACGGATCCCTCAACTGGGGTACTAACCATCAAATATGACACAG GTTTGGAAACAGCTGCTACAGAAGTGTCTCCTGAGCAGTCGCAGTTATCATCGTCACATTCTTCAGATTCACAGGACACGGTCATCCTTTCAGACAGCCCTTCTAGCAAACGCAGGAAGCTGGACGCAGAAGCTAAGCAA TTGGTGGAATCCATTCTCACCAGCAAACCTGGCGGAGAACGTATAATAAATGAATACATTCGAACCAAGTCCTTGGTGGATGAAACCAGAAGaaaaatggtgaacatactggtAGCTGACATGACAGAAAAAAATGG AACATCACCACCACGCCAGGTAAAAGAAATGTATGCCAGAGGAATTGTAACCTTATTCCCCTACCTCAGTGACCCGTACTCCAAAAATGGCTAT GaacattattatgatggtgagaGTGGCACTGGGTACTTGGCCTGGAGGATTAAAACCATACAGAGATGCAGTGCTAAAGACAGGCGATTATCATTTGGAG GAGATGGATCATCGGGTGAAAACCAGTGTGGAGGACCAACTGGAAGACGAGAGTTGCAGTTTGTTACAGAGAAGGTGCTGAGTGAGGATGAGTGCAAGGAAGCAATCTCACTGATGAAACATTCAGCTGATGAAGACAgtcaagaagaagatgaagttgaCAGCAGTTTATCGCCGCAACATGGTCCTTGA